Proteins encoded by one window of Terriglobales bacterium:
- a CDS encoding dipeptidase, which translates to MASPAVSFARENQKRFLEELKDLLRIPSISTLEEHKDDVENAAKYVADELKRIGFENVQVIKTKGHPLVYADWLHASGKPTVLCYAHYDVQPPDPIDEWTTPPFEPTERNQNIYARGAVDDKGQLWMQVKAFESMFKAGNGKLPINVKVLYEGEEEVGGEAIAEYIRKEGAKLKSDFALVCDTELFAPDLPTLCVGLRGLVYSEIEAVGAMTDLHSGVYGGAAPNPLEALGRLIGKLKDESGHIQIPGFYDKVKKPTDDELKAWKNLPFDEEHYRKTEVGSSVLTGEPDYSVLYRTWARPTLEVHGMPGGFTGKGAKTVIPAKASAKISMRLVPDMDPEEIAQKYVDFVKANTPKGITFKVSFHSKGEPIVVGTDNKYIKAATEALHDVFKKDTVYIRSGGSIPIVTDFEKVLKIPSVMMGLGLPDDNLHAPNEKFHIPNFYRGIEAIILFFGRL; encoded by the coding sequence ATGGCTTCCCCCGCGGTGAGTTTCGCACGCGAAAACCAGAAGCGGTTTCTTGAGGAGTTGAAGGACCTGCTTCGTATTCCCAGCATTAGTACGCTCGAAGAGCACAAGGACGATGTCGAGAATGCTGCCAAGTATGTGGCCGACGAACTGAAGCGTATCGGCTTCGAGAACGTTCAGGTCATCAAGACCAAAGGACATCCACTCGTCTACGCCGACTGGCTGCACGCCTCGGGAAAGCCGACGGTGCTCTGCTACGCGCATTACGACGTCCAGCCTCCCGATCCGATCGATGAGTGGACCACGCCTCCGTTCGAGCCGACCGAGCGCAACCAGAACATCTACGCCCGCGGGGCCGTGGACGACAAGGGTCAACTCTGGATGCAGGTGAAGGCCTTCGAAAGCATGTTCAAGGCCGGCAACGGAAAACTGCCTATTAACGTGAAGGTCTTGTACGAAGGCGAAGAGGAAGTCGGCGGCGAAGCGATCGCCGAATACATTCGGAAGGAAGGCGCAAAGCTGAAATCCGACTTCGCGCTGGTTTGTGACACCGAGTTGTTCGCCCCGGACCTGCCGACTCTTTGCGTTGGACTTCGCGGACTTGTGTACTCCGAGATCGAAGCTGTGGGTGCCATGACAGACCTGCACTCCGGCGTTTACGGCGGCGCCGCACCCAATCCGCTCGAAGCCCTTGGCCGCCTTATCGGCAAGTTGAAGGACGAGAGCGGGCACATCCAGATTCCCGGTTTCTACGACAAGGTAAAGAAGCCCACTGATGACGAACTTAAAGCATGGAAGAACCTTCCGTTCGACGAAGAACACTATCGCAAAACGGAAGTCGGTTCGAGCGTCCTGACTGGCGAACCTGATTACTCCGTGCTTTATCGCACATGGGCGCGACCCACGCTGGAAGTACACGGCATGCCCGGTGGCTTTACCGGCAAGGGCGCGAAGACGGTTATTCCGGCCAAGGCCTCAGCGAAAATTTCCATGCGCCTGGTGCCGGACATGGATCCGGAAGAAATCGCCCAGAAGTACGTGGATTTTGTGAAGGCGAATACGCCCAAGGGCATCACCTTTAAAGTCAGCTTCCACAGCAAGGGCGAGCCCATCGTCGTCGGAACGGACAACAAATACATCAAGGCGGCGACCGAGGCCCTGCACGACGTGTTCAAGAAGGATACCGTGTATATCCGTTCGGGTGGCTCGATTCCAATCGTCACCGACTTCGAAAAGGTCCTCAAGATTCCGTCAGTCATGATGGGCCTGGGCCTGCCGGACGACAACCTGCATGCCCCGAACGAGAAGTTCCACATCCCGAACTTCTACCGCGGCATCGAGGCGATCATCCTGTTCTTCGGAAGGCTCTAA